Within the Beduinella massiliensis genome, the region TTTTTGCGCGGGGGCACGCTGGATTGTCCGGTTTATGCGTCCCGGCTGCCGATGTCGCGGCGCATGTGCATGCCGTCGAAGTGAATCCTGCCGGCGGCGGCGTAGGCGCGGTCCACGGCCTCGCGCAGCGTGCGCGCGGTGGCGGTGACGCCCAGCACGCGGCCGCCCGCGGTGTACACGCGCCCGCCCTGCGCGCGCGTGCCCGCGTGGTACACGGTCGCGCCCAGCGCGGCGGCGTCCTCGATGCCGGTGATTTCAAGGCCCGACGCGTACGCGCCCGGGTAGCCGCCGGAGGCGAGCACGACGCAGGCCGCGGACTCGTTCTTCCAGCGGATCTCGGCGTCCTTTAAGCGGCCGGCCTCCACCGCCTCGAAGATGGCCATGAGGTCGGCGTCCAGCAGGGGCAGGATGGCCTGCGTCTCCGGGTCGCCGAAGCGCGCGTTGTACTCGACGACGCGCGGGCCGGTCGGGGTCATCATCAGGCCGACGTAGAGCACGCCCTTGAACGTGAAGCCCTCGGCGTTCATCGCCGCGAGGGTCGGCTGCAGGATTTCGCGCTCCACGCGCTGCGCGATGGCCGGGGTGTACAGGGGGCTCGGGGCGAAGGCCCCCATGCCGCCCGTGTTCGGGCCCAGGTCGCCGTCGAAGGCGCGCTTGTGGTCCTGCGAGGCGGGCATGGGGCGCAGGGTCTTGCCGTCGCAGAAGCACAGCACCGTCACCTCGCGGCCGAACATGCACTCCTCGATCAGCACGCGCGCGCCGGATTCCCCGAACTTGTGGCCCTGCATCATGTCGCGCACGGCCTCCTTCGCCTCGTCGATCGTCTGCGCGACGACGACGCCCTTGCCCAGCGCGAGGCCGTCCGCCTTGACGACGATGGGCGCTTCCTGCGTGTCCAGGTAGGAAAGCGCCTGCGCGCAGTCCGTGAAGACCTCGCACTTCGCGGTGGGGATGTGGTATTTGCGCATCAGCTCCTTGGAGAAGATCTTGCTCGACTCCATGCGCGCGGCCGCCTGCGTCGGGCCGAAGGCGCGGATGCCCTCCGCCTCCAGCCGGTCCACGCAGCCCAGCGCCAGCGGGTCGTCCGGGGTGACGACCACGAAGTCCACGTGCTCCTCCTTGGAAAGGCGCACGATGCCCTCGACGTCCGTCGCCTTGACCTCCGGGATGCAGCGGGCGACGCGGGCGATGCCGCCGTTGCCCGGCGCGCACAGCAGCTCCGTCACGCGCTCGGACTTTGAAAGGGCCAGGCAGACCGCGTGCTCGCGCCCGCCGCCGCCGATGACGAGTACCTTCATGGGGAAAACCTCCTTATGCAAAGAAAGAAGCGGGCGCGCCCGGAAAAGCGCGCCGCGCGGTGGACAAAAGACGCCCCGCCCGAAGGGAGCGAGGCGGCAAAGCGGGCGCGGGAAATCAAAGATCCACGCCCAGGAAGAGCTGGTCCGTGCGCACCCATTCAAAGTGCATGCGCTGCAGCAGGCGCATGGCCCGCAGGTTCCGCCGGGGCACGTTCATGCGCACGAACTTGACCCCGCGCTCCAGCAGCGTGAGGCGCACCTGGCTGAGCAGGGCCGTGGCCACGTCGTGGCTGCGGTACTTGGGCACGGTGTACAGCGCCTCGATCTTGGCCTCCTGGTCCTCGCCGGTGACGACGATCTCGCCCCAGAGCTCGGAGCCGCCGTAGACCGCGAAGGCGCAGAAGTTCGGCGTGCGGGAGACGTCCTCCAGCCATTCCACCGCGTGCTCGCCCGCGCCGAAGGCCTGCATGCGGCGCACGACGCCCTCAGCCTCCGCGCGGCTGCGGCGCGGGATTTCGATGATCTGCGTCGAAAGCGGCGGGTAGACCGTGCGCTCGTGCTTGCTCAGCCGCCATACGAACAGCTCGTCGCCGTCCGTGTCGTCGAAGCCGAGGGACTTGAAGTAGTGGTAGCGCTCTACGTCGCCCATCTGGCAGGCGATGTAAAGCCGCCCCGGCGCGCGCCCGGCCTGCCGGTGCAGCACGGCGGCCTCGGCACGCAGCGCGCCGTAGAGCATGTCGCGCGCGCGCGGGTGCGCGTCCATGTCCATCACGATCTCCAGCGGACGCTCGGGATAGATGTCGCGGACGTTGCGGGAGACGACCGAGCCCTGGCCCAGCTCGACGCCCGCGTTGTCCGAGACGAGAAAACACTGATCCCGCGTAGCGCCGCTAAAGCCGCTTTGCGGATGGTATATCTTCATCGAAGGCTCTCCTTATATCCGTGGTGAACAGGCGCGCCCGGCTGCGGGCGGGCCTACGAACCTTTATATTACGCTAAAATCCGCCGGTAGGCAAGGTTTCTCAGCCAATTTACGCGAATTTTGGCAAAACAAACCGGCATGCTGCCGGCTGCATCACCGACGAAGATCTGCAAACCCCATGGCTCCGTGCCCGAGGCCGACGCCTGACGAGGGGATTTGCATAGCAAACCGGCATGCTGCCGGTTGCATCACCGACGGAGATCTGGTTCTTTTATTCTACCACAAATACCCGCCTTCCATCTACCCGCAATTTTCCAGCGCAGAAGAGGGAAACGCTCCGCGGCAGGATGCGGTGCTCCACCGTCAGCACGCGCGCGGCCAGCGCGTCCGCGTCGTCGGTCTCAAGCACCGGCACGCTTTCCTGCATCACGATACAGCCGTGATCCACCTGCTCGTCCACGAAGTGCACGGTCGCGCCGGAGACCTTCGCGCCGTAGGCGATCACCGCCTCGTGCACGTGATGGCCGTACATGCCCACGCCGCAGAAGGCGGGGATCAGCGCCGGGTGGATGTTGAGGATGCGGTGGGGGAACGATGCGACCACCTGCGGCCCCACGATGGGCAGGTAGCCCGCGAGCACCACCAGCTCCGCGCGCACGCGAAGGAGCTGGCGGAGGATTTCGTCGTTGAACGCCTCCGCGCTGCCCGCCTGCTTTCGGCTGACGAAGACGGCCTCGACGCCGCGCGCGCGCGCGCGCTCCAGCGCGTAGGCGCGGGAGGCGTTCGCGAGCACCAGCACCACCTCGCCGTCGATCTCGCCCGCGTCGATGGCGTCGAGGATCGCCTGTAGATTGGTGCCGCCGCCGGAGCAGAGCACCGCGATGCGCGTGCTCATGCGAGCACCAGCCTTTCGCCGCCCTCGGCCTGCGCCTCGACCGTGCCGATGCGGTAGGCCTTTTCGCCCAGCTCGCAGGCGCGCGCGATCACCGCGTCCGCGTCCTCGGGGCGCACGGCGAGCACCATGCCGACGCCCATGTTGAACGTGTTGTAGATCTGCCTATCCTCCATCTGGCCCAGACGCCGCAGCATCCCGAAGATGGGCGGCACCGGCCACGCGCCGCGCTCGATGCGGGCCGCGAGGCCGCCCGGCAGGATGCGCGGGATGTTCTCGATGAACCCGCCGCCCGTGATGTGCGCGATGCCGTGGATGTCGAACGCCCCGCACAGCGAAAGCGCGCTCTTCACGTAGATGCGCGTGGGGGTGAGCAGCTCCTCGCCCAGGGACTTGCCCAGCTCCGGCACGTAGGCGGAAAGGTCGGTATCCTCCGTCAGGCAGAGCCTGCGCACCAGCGAATAGCCGTTGGAGTGAACGCCGGAGGACGCGAGGCCGACCAGCACGTCGCCCACCGCGACACGCTCGCCACTGATGGACTTTTCCCTGTCCACGATGCCGACGGTGAAGCCCGCCAGGTCGTACTCGCCGTCCGAATAGAAGCCCGGCATCTCGGCCGTCTCGCCGCCGATGAGCGCGCAGCCCGCCTGACGGCAGCCCTCCGCGACGCCCGCGACGATCTGCTCGACCTTCTGCGGGTCGAGGTAGCCGGTGGCGAGGTAGTCCAGGAACAGCAGCGGCCGCGCGCCCTGGCACACGACGTCGTTGACGCACATGGCCACGCAGTCGATGCCCACGGTGTCGTGCTTGTCCATCAGGAAGGCGAGCTTGAGCTTGGTGCCCACGCCGTCCGTGCCCGCGACGAGCACCGGCTTTTTCAGCCCCTCGTTCTCGATGGAGTAAAAGCCGCCGAACGACCCGAGTCCGCCCAGCACGTTCTCGTCGAACGTCCTCTGCACGTGCTGCTTCATGCGCTTTACGGCCTCATAGCCGCGCTCGACGTCCACGCCGGCATCCTTATACGTAATCATAGGACCATCCTTTCTCTTTGGCGGAAGGAAGACGATGGGAAGACGCGGGCGGAAAGCCCCGCCTTTTACAGGTCGAGCACCAGCTCGGCCTCGTCCTCGCAGGGGTTGATGGGGTAGCAGCCGTCGAAGCAGCCGGTGCAGAACCCGCACCCGGAGCTTTCGACCGTGCGCAGCAGGTCCTCCTGCGAGAGGAACTTGAGCGAATCCGCGCCGATGAGGTTGCAGATTTCCTCGACGCTGCGGCCGTGGCCGACCAGCTCCTCGGTGGTGGCGATGTCCACGCCGAAGTAGCAGGGGCTGAGCACGGGCGGGGAGGAGATGCGCATGTGCACCTCGCGCGCGCCGGCGGTGCGCAGCATTTCGACGATCTTGCGGCTGGTCGTGCCGCGCACGATGGAGTCGTCCACCAGCACCAGGCGCTTGCCGCGCACGTTGCGCGCGAGCGCGTTGAGCTTGGTGCGCACGCCGATTTCGCGCATGCCCTGCTCCGGCTGGATGAACGTGCGGCCGACGTAGCGGTTCTTCGCGAGCCCCTCGCCGTAGGGAATGCCCGACTGCTCGCTGTAGCCGATGGCCGCGGGCAGCGCGCTGTCCGGCACGCCGATGACCATGTCGGCCTTGACGTCGTCCCCGACCGCGAGGCGGCGGCCCGCATCCTTGCGCGCGGCGTAGACGCCGACCCCGTCGATGATCGAATCGGTGCGGGCGAAGTACACGAACTCGAACACGCACAGCTTGCTTTGCAGCGGCGCGGGCACGTGGAAGGTGCGCAGGCCGTCCCGGTCGATCACCACGACCTCGCCCGGGCGCACGTCGCGCACGAACTCGGCGCCCACCGCGTCCAGCGCGCAGCTCTCGCTGGCGAGCACGTAGCTCTCGCCCAGGCGCCCCAGGCACAGCGGGCGGATGCCGTAGGGATCGCGGATGCCGATTAGCCTGTCCTGCGTGAGCAGCACCAGCGCGTAGCTGCCGCGCACGGTCTGCATCATGCGCACGATCGCCTCGTCCAGCCCGCGCGAGGACATGCGGGCGATGAGGTTGAGGATGACCTCGGTATCCACCGAGGTCTGAAAGATCGCGCCGGAATCCTCCAGCTTCGTGCGCAGCGAGGTCGCGTTGACCAGGCTGCCGTTGTGCGCGAGGGCCAGCATGCCCATCTTGCAGCGCGCGACGAGCGGCTGGGAATTGATGACGTCCTTTTCCCCGAAGGTGGAGTAGCGCACGTGGCCGATGCCGATGCGGCCCGTGAGCCCGGAAAGGATTTCGTCGTCGAAGACCTCCGGGACGAGGCCCAGGTTGCGGTATTGCTTGATCGTCTGGCCGTCGGAGACGGCGATGCCGCTGCTTTCCTGGCCGCGGTGCTGCAGCGCGTACAGGCCGTAGTACGTCGCCTGCGCGACGTTCAGCTCGCCCGTGGCGTCGTAGATGCCGAAGACGCCGCAGTATTCCTCCATGCGGTCGCCGGGTTCCCTGATGTCCGCCATATTCTGCTCCTTCCCGCTCATAGCGCCCTGACCTGCTCCGCCACGGCCGCGTCGTCCTTCGCGATGCCCTCGGCCATCTTCGCGCGGTGCGCCGACAGCTTTTCCGCGATTTGCGGGTACTTGATCGAAAGGATCTGCGCGCACAGGTAGGCCGCGTTGTCGCCGCCGCCGACCGCGACGGTCGCGACCGGGATGCCGGTGGGCATCTGCACGGTGGAAAGCAGGGAGTCCAGCCCGTCCATGAAGGAGGACTTGACCGGAATGCCGACGACCGGCAGCGTGGTGTGCCCGGCGATGACGCCCGCCAGGTGCGCGGCCTTGCCCGCCGCGGCGAGGATGACCTCGTAGCCGTTCTCGCGTGCGCTTAAGGCGAACGAGGCGACGGCCTCCGGGGTGCGGTGCGCGGAGGCCACGCGCACGGTGACGTCGATATCAAAGGACTTCAGCACGCGCACGCAGCCCTCCAAAGACGGAAAGTCGCTGCGCGAACCCATGAACAATGCTACCTTCGGCATGATATTTTCCCTCCACAATGAAGCGTCCTGACCCAATGAGATACGCATCCAGTATAGCAAAAGCGCGCCGCGTTTGCAATGCAAAAACCAAACTTTTATCGACGGTTTTTTGATAATGTTCGGGAAATGGGCGGCGAGGCGCGGAGAGTGGGGGGAAGGAGGCCGCGCGGGCGGGCAGGAAAGCACATCGCCGCCCCCCGACCGGATGTGTCGGAGGGCGGCGGGGGCTTTGCAGATTATGCTTTTGAAATGATGAAGTACATGCTGAGGCTGTCCAAATCGGTTCCGATCGAGAAATTGTATCCGCCGCAGTGCTCCTTTGCATTGCCCTCGCCTGTGGAGATGCTTTCAAAGAGGGAGAGTATCAGCTGCAGTGTATCCGCCGAAGGCAGCGTACCCGGAACGGTCACGAGAAGCCCGATGACCAGGGTGAACATTTCTTCGGCCTGCGCCGACATTTCTTTGATCGTCAGATCTTCCATGTTCAGAAACATGCGAACAGAATGCACTTTCTCTTCGACAGGCTCAAACTGAACCTCGATGTACAGATGATCCGTTAAATAACAATAGCAGGAGGAGAGATCGCCTTCGCGCGGATGGCGAGCGCCCAGATGCAGGTCCTTGGGCAGGTCGGCTGTATCCAACAGGGCGGAGAAAGCCGCAAAATTGTCTTCTAATTCGCTGAGGGTAACTTCCATGGGATTCGGGAAGACTTCAAGCCAGTTGATGTCCCCGGCCTGCGCTGCACTTAGGGACAGAAG harbors:
- the purD gene encoding phosphoribosylamine--glycine ligase, whose product is MKVLVIGGGGREHAVCLALSKSERVTELLCAPGNGGIARVARCIPEVKATDVEGIVRLSKEEHVDFVVVTPDDPLALGCVDRLEAEGIRAFGPTQAAARMESSKIFSKELMRKYHIPTAKCEVFTDCAQALSYLDTQEAPIVVKADGLALGKGVVVAQTIDEAKEAVRDMMQGHKFGESGARVLIEECMFGREVTVLCFCDGKTLRPMPASQDHKRAFDGDLGPNTGGMGAFAPSPLYTPAIAQRVEREILQPTLAAMNAEGFTFKGVLYVGLMMTPTGPRVVEYNARFGDPETQAILPLLDADLMAIFEAVEAGRLKDAEIRWKNESAACVVLASGGYPGAYASGLEITGIEDAAALGATVYHAGTRAQGGRVYTAGGRVLGVTATARTLREAVDRAYAAAGRIHFDGMHMRRDIGSRDA
- a CDS encoding GNAT family N-acetyltransferase produces the protein MKIYHPQSGFSGATRDQCFLVSDNAGVELGQGSVVSRNVRDIYPERPLEIVMDMDAHPRARDMLYGALRAEAAVLHRQAGRAPGRLYIACQMGDVERYHYFKSLGFDDTDGDELFVWRLSKHERTVYPPLSTQIIEIPRRSRAEAEGVVRRMQAFGAGEHAVEWLEDVSRTPNFCAFAVYGGSELWGEIVVTGEDQEAKIEALYTVPKYRSHDVATALLSQVRLTLLERGVKFVRMNVPRRNLRAMRLLQRMHFEWVRTDQLFLGVDL
- the purN gene encoding phosphoribosylglycinamide formyltransferase gives rise to the protein MSTRIAVLCSGGGTNLQAILDAIDAGEIDGEVVLVLANASRAYALERARARGVEAVFVSRKQAGSAEAFNDEILRQLLRVRAELVVLAGYLPIVGPQVVASFPHRILNIHPALIPAFCGVGMYGHHVHEAVIAYGAKVSGATVHFVDEQVDHGCIVMQESVPVLETDDADALAARVLTVEHRILPRSVSLFCAGKLRVDGRRVFVVE
- the purM gene encoding phosphoribosylformylglycinamidine cyclo-ligase, whose amino-acid sequence is MITYKDAGVDVERGYEAVKRMKQHVQRTFDENVLGGLGSFGGFYSIENEGLKKPVLVAGTDGVGTKLKLAFLMDKHDTVGIDCVAMCVNDVVCQGARPLLFLDYLATGYLDPQKVEQIVAGVAEGCRQAGCALIGGETAEMPGFYSDGEYDLAGFTVGIVDREKSISGERVAVGDVLVGLASSGVHSNGYSLVRRLCLTEDTDLSAYVPELGKSLGEELLTPTRIYVKSALSLCGAFDIHGIAHITGGGFIENIPRILPGGLAARIERGAWPVPPIFGMLRRLGQMEDRQIYNTFNMGVGMVLAVRPEDADAVIARACELGEKAYRIGTVEAQAEGGERLVLA
- the purF gene encoding amidophosphoribosyltransferase — translated: MADIREPGDRMEEYCGVFGIYDATGELNVAQATYYGLYALQHRGQESSGIAVSDGQTIKQYRNLGLVPEVFDDEILSGLTGRIGIGHVRYSTFGEKDVINSQPLVARCKMGMLALAHNGSLVNATSLRTKLEDSGAIFQTSVDTEVILNLIARMSSRGLDEAIVRMMQTVRGSYALVLLTQDRLIGIRDPYGIRPLCLGRLGESYVLASESCALDAVGAEFVRDVRPGEVVVIDRDGLRTFHVPAPLQSKLCVFEFVYFARTDSIIDGVGVYAARKDAGRRLAVGDDVKADMVIGVPDSALPAAIGYSEQSGIPYGEGLAKNRYVGRTFIQPEQGMREIGVRTKLNALARNVRGKRLVLVDDSIVRGTTSRKIVEMLRTAGAREVHMRISSPPVLSPCYFGVDIATTEELVGHGRSVEEICNLIGADSLKFLSQEDLLRTVESSGCGFCTGCFDGCYPINPCEDEAELVLDL
- the purE gene encoding 5-(carboxyamino)imidazole ribonucleotide mutase; the encoded protein is MPKVALFMGSRSDFPSLEGCVRVLKSFDIDVTVRVASAHRTPEAVASFALSARENGYEVILAAAGKAAHLAGVIAGHTTLPVVGIPVKSSFMDGLDSLLSTVQMPTGIPVATVAVGGGDNAAYLCAQILSIKYPQIAEKLSAHRAKMAEGIAKDDAAVAEQVRAL